One Setaria viridis chromosome 5, Setaria_viridis_v4.0, whole genome shotgun sequence genomic region harbors:
- the LOC117855200 gene encoding wall-associated receptor kinase-like 8 → MGVVASLALVVLLFGVALSPAPASAQQLADCPDRCGNISVPYPFGIGARCARDFGYELVCNHSYKPPRLTFFPPLPTPTSILAGRRLNLVSLSLADGEAVALVNAYRECGNSTTGLVSNDRNRTTYLSLLGSATYRLSAARNRFVTLGCPTLGYLSDDRG, encoded by the coding sequence ATGGGGGTCGTTGCCAGCTTAGCCTTAGTGGTGTTGCTGTTCGGCGTGGCcctgtcgccggcgccggcgtcagcTCAGCAGCTGGCGGACTGCCCCGACAGGTGCGGCAACATCAGCGTCCCCTACCCTTTCGGCATCGGCGCCCGCTGCGCCCGTGACTTTGGCTACGAGCTCGTCTGCAACCACTCCTACAAACCTCCGCGCCTCACCTTCTTCCCTCCGCTCCCCACACCCACCTCCATTCTCGCCGGGCGCCGGCTGAACCTTGTCAGCCTGTCCCTCGCCGACGGTGAGGCCGTGGCCCTCGTCAACGCCTACCGCGAGTGCGGCAACAGCACGACGGGCCTGGTCAGCAACGACAGGAACCGGACGACGTACCTGTCCCTCCTCGGCAGCGCCACCTACCGGTTGTCGGCGGCGAGGAACCGCTTCGTCACGCTCGGCTGCCCGACTCTCGGCTACCTCAGCGACGACAGGGGGTAG
- the LOC117858257 gene encoding uncharacterized protein, with protein sequence MARPLLQPKADRSTTAFHAGAPATTYVLLAVVFVTAAAVAAIIVSLCTSGKNARPRKQRRSSLAPAPQEQEQENYSGGRSKPQLLASLSGVGVKAAAVAKMVSWNRRSPPAPAGGWSGGSDDDDVAADGGALAEDEEALWKKTIIMGDKCRPLEFSGHIAYDSDGNRLQPPTPAPAKEDAAAGAADLPRLSNGI encoded by the coding sequence ATGGCAAGGCCTCTGCTCCAGCCCAAGGCCGATCGCTCGACAACCGCGTTCCACGCCGGAGCGCCGGCGACGACATatgtcctcctcgccgtcgtcttCGTTACTgcggccgccgtcgctgcgATCATCGTCTCCCTCTGCACCAGCGGCAAGAACGCCAGGCCGCGGAAGCAGCGCCGGTcgtcgctggcgccggcgccgcaggagcaggagcaggaaaaCTACAGCGGCGGCAGGAGCAAGCCGCAGCTACTCGCCAGCCTCAGCGGCGTCGGCGTCaaggcggccgcggtggccaaGATGGTCTCATGGAACCGGcggtcgccgccggctccggcgggcgggtggagcggcggcagcgacgacgacgacgtggccgccgacggcggcgctcTAGCGGAGGACGAAGAGGCGCTGTGGAAGAAGACCATCATCATGGGCGACAAGTGCCGCCCGCTCGAGTTCTCCGGCCACATCGCCTACGATTCCGACGGCAACCGGCTGCAgcctccgacgccggcgccggccaagGAGGACGCCGCGGCCGGTGCTGCCGACTTGCCGAGGCTTAGCAACGGCATATAG
- the LOC117855738 gene encoding uncharacterized protein: MAATPARGRLLATLVLSALLVLLPAPRPADADGSTYPADCPYPCLPPPVAPAVTTNCPPPPPSSSSSYSYPPPAPSSSWSYPPPPGGYIPYYQPPAGGGGGGGGGGGGSGYPAPPPPNPILPWYPWYYIKTPPPSSSAASSVRGLSALAAAALAAAAGLLIVV, from the coding sequence atggcggcgacgccggcgcgcgGCAGGCTCCTCGCCACCCTCGTCCTCTCCGCGCTGCTAGTCCTCCTCCCGGCGCCGCGCCCCGCGGACGCCGACGGCTCCACGTACCCGGCCGACTGCCCGTACCCGTGCCTCCCGCCGCCCGTGGCGCCCGCCGTCACCACCaactgcccgccgccgccgccctcctcgtcgtcctcgtactcgtacccgccgccggccccgtcgTCGTCCTGGAgctacccgccgccgccggggggcTACATTCCCTACTACCAGCCCcccgcaggaggcggcggcggcggcggtggaggaggcgggggatCCGGatacccggcgccgccgccgcccaacccCATCCTGCCGTGGTACCCCTGGTACTACAtcaagacgccgccgccgtcgtcgtcggccgcgtcGTCGGTGCGGGGGCTTTCTGCCCTTGCCGCGGCGGCactcgctgctgctgccggcctGCTGATCGTGGTTTAG
- the LOC140220154 gene encoding putative wall-associated receptor kinase-like 16: MCRSANSDCVDSTNGVGYRCTCSQGYEGNPYLLDDRGCKDINECQHLDKYPCYGVCTNVLGGYKCDCHPGFSGDAIKNDCRPKDKFTLALKVVTGVSVGVFLSVFMCFWLYLGLQKRKLIRTRQRFFEQNGGVILQQQMHSGGGAGGFKIFSTEELEKATNNFAADRVLGRGGHGVVYKGVLDDNMMVAIKKSKMMEAAQTKEFAREMFILSQINHRNVVKLLGCCLEVEVPVLVYEFVSNGTLYHYIHGKEPNVEDIALDTRLRIAAESAEALSYMHSSASPPILHGDVKTANILLDDKLNAKVSDFGASKLAPTDEAEIATLVQGTCGYLDPEYLMTCQLTDKSDVYSFGVVVLELLTRKKALYLDGPEEDRSLVSRFTTSVKAGRHRELPDTQVRNEMDDEMLAEIAHLLMRCLSMNGEERPTMKEVAERLERLRRYQQHPWAEADRNAEENQSLLSMEQLNSNYQFRQHDVLDLEENYDSDWRSDVGDKPESIRAKRYGMSCQFLQSDDEQSRPTVMA; encoded by the exons ATGTGCCGGAGCGCCAACAGCGACTGTGTCGACTCCACCAACGGCGTCGGGTACCGGTGCACCTGTTCCCAGGGCTACGAGGGCAACCCCTACCTTCTCGACGATCGTGGATGCAAAG ACATTAACGAGTGCCAACACTTGGACAAGTACCCATGCTACGGAGTCTGCACAAATGTGCTGGGAGGCTACAAGTGTGATTGCCACCCTGGATTCAGCGGAGATGCCATCAAGAATGATTGCCGTCCAAAGGACAAGTTCACGTTAGCCCTCAAAGTAGTAACAG GGGTCAGTGTTGGTGTGTTCTTGTCGGTGTTCATGTGCTTTTGGCTCTACCTAGGGCTCCAGAAGAGGAAGCTCATCAGAACAAGGCAAAGATTCTTCGAGCAGAATGGAGGGGTGATCCTCCAGCAGCAGATGCACTCCGGCGGAGGTGCCGGTGGGTTCAAGATATTCTCCACGGAAGAGCTTGAGAAGgccaccaacaacttcgccgctGACCGTGTTCTCGGCCGCGGTGGTCACGGTGTCGTCTACAAGGGTGTCCTGGACGACAACATGATGGTGGCCATCAAGAAGTCCAAGATGATGGAGGCAGCCCAAACCAAGGAGTTTGCTAGAGAAATGTTCATCCTCTCCCAGATCAACCACAGGAACGTTGTCAAGCTTCTGGGCTGCTGCCTTGAGGTTGAAGTGCCCGTGTTGGTCTATGAATTTGTCTCAAACGGCACCCTCTACCACTACATCCATGGCAAGGAACCCAACGTTGAAGACATAGCACTTGATACCCGTCTTCGCATAGCGGCAGAGTCGGCAGAGGCGCTCTCCTACATGCACTCGTCTGCTTCACCGCCAATCCTCCATGGAGATGTCAAGACAGCCAACATCCTGCTTGATGACAAGCTCAACGCCAAAGTTTCAGATTTTGGTGCGTCAAAACTAGCACCAACTGATGAGGCAGAGATTGCAACGCTGGTGCAGGGAACTTGTGGGTACTTGGACCCTGAATACCTAATGACATGCCAATTAACTGATAAGAGCGACGTCTATAGTTTTGGTGTCGTTGTGCTAGAGCTTCTAACCAGGAAGAAGGCATTGTACCTGGACGGGCCAGAGGAAGACAGGAGCCTAGTGTCACGCTTCACCACATCAGTGAAGGCTGGTCGTCATCGAGAGCTTCCGGACACCCAGGTAAGGAACGAGATGGATGACGAAATGCTCGCTGAAATTGCACACCTTCTGATGCGATGCCTAAGCATGAACGGGGAAGAACGACCAACGATGAAGGAGGTAGCAGAGAGGCTGGAGAGGCTGAGGAGATACCAGCAGCACCCTTGGGCTGAAGCTGACCGCAATGCCGAGGAGAATCAGAGCTTGCTCAGCATGGAACAGCTGAATTCCAATTACCAATTCAGGCAGCATGATGTTCTTGATCTGGAAGAA AACTATGATTCAGATTGGAGATCAGACGTCGGGGACAAACCAGAATCAATTAGAGCCAAGAGGTATGGAATGAGCTGCCAGTTCTTGCAGAGCGACGACGAGCAGAGCCGGCCAACTGTGATGGCTTGA
- the LOC117854552 gene encoding uncharacterized protein, whose amino-acid sequence MARRSRPCGMQLAVVLALLVAGAAVVADDDEKCGNPCGNPCGVPCIYASPPPPPAPVYSPPPAPVYSPPPAPEYYPPPTPEKPGCPPPPEGGGGGYNPTPYTPGGGYNPSPYTPGGGGYNPTPSGWYTPPNQLPSYNTPPGTLYPQDPGFRPNGAPGRGAAAWRAVAAFLAVAGALAL is encoded by the coding sequence ATGGCACGGCGGTCGCGGCCGTGCGGCATGCAGCTGGCGGTGGTGCTcgcgctcctcgtcgccggcgcggcggtggtggccgacgacgacgagaagTGCGGGAACCCGTGCGGCAACCCCTGCGGCGTGCCGTGCATCTacgccagcccgccgccgccgccggcgcccgtgtactcgcccccgccggcgcccgtgtactcacccccgccggcgccggagtaCTACCCGCCGCCTACTCCGGAGAAGCccggctgcccgccgccgccggaggggggaggaggagggtacAACCCGACGCCGTACACGCCCGGCGGCGGCTACAACCCGTCGCCGTAcacgcccggcggcggcggctacaaCCCGACGCCCTCCGGGTGGTACACGCCGCCCAACCAGCTGCCGTCCTACAACACCCCGCCGGGGACGCTCTACCCGCAGGACCCCGGCTTCCGGCCCAACGGCGcgcccggccgcggcgccgccgcgtggcgCGCGGTGGCAGCCTTCCTGGCGGTGGCCGGAGCCCTGGCCTTGTGA